The genomic segment CTCGATCCATCACTCTGTTGGAAGCCGACGGATTCCAGGTCCTCACCCACAAGTCTTTTTCTCCCAACGACGAGTCCGTCTCCCTGGGGCAGGCGATCATCGCCGGTTGGGCATGGCGGAACTGACGGGTATAAAAAAGCGGAGACGACCTTCGGCCGTCTCCGCTGGCGTTCGAGGGGTGGAATCAGATTCTGACCACGTTCGACGCTTGGGGGCCCTTATCACCATCGGTGATATCGAACTCGACTACGTCGTTCTCATCAAGAGTCTTATATCCATCCATCTGAATTGCGCTGAAGTGGACGAACACGTCGTTCCCTTCCTCTGTGGTGATAAAACCATATCCCTTGGTGCCGTTGAACCATTTGACTGTGCCCTTCATTACTTGTGCCTCCTAAAAATGGGTGTACACCTGCGACGAACGCGGCAGCTCCTCACAGAACGCCGACCGTTCGGCGTCCCTATCCACAATGTTTATAATCGATTCCACTGATAGCGTCAAGTTTTTTAGGACGATGAATCGCCTCCACATATCGAACTGTGCCGCTCTTGGACCGCATAACCAGGGAATTGGTAACGATCCGCTCGCTTTCGTACCGAACGCCCGACAGAAAATCACCGTCGGTTACCCCCGTAGCTGAGAAGAAAACGTCGTCACTGGAGACCAGATCGTTCAGGGTCAGGACCTGCTCCAAGTTCAATCCCTGGGCTTGGGCACATGACCGGTCGTGGTCATCTCGGGTCCAGAGTTTGCCCTGCATACTGCCTCCCAATGCCTTGACAGCACACGCTGTGATAACGGCCTCGGGCGTCCCGCCAATTCCCATAAGCATATCGGCACCCCGATCGGTCTTGCAGGTCAGGAGAGCTCCGGCGATATCTCCGTCGGGGATAAGCTTGATCCTGGCTCCAGCGGAACGTATATCGGCGATAAGATCGGCGTGTCTCGGGCGATCCAACACGACGACGGTCACGTCGCAAACATCTTTTTTCTTGGCTTTGGCAACGTTCTGGATGTTCTCCGCCACGGAAGCCTCAATATTCACGACATCCTTAGCCTCCGGGCCAACCACCAACTTATTCATGTAGAACACGCATTTAGGATCGAACAGAGTTCCCCGAGGTGCTACAGCCACCACGCTGATGGCACCGCTCAACCCCAGAGCCGTAAGTCGGGTTCCGTCGATAGGATCCACGGCTATATCTACCTGGGGACCATCACCGGTCCCCAGAGCCTCGCCGTTGAACAACATGGGGGCTTCGTCCTTCTCGCCCTCGCCAATGACCACCACTCCGTCCATGTGGATAGTGTTGAGCATATATCGCATAGCGTTCACGGCCGCCCCATCGGCGGCGTTCTTGTTCCCCCGGCCCATCCACCGCCCAGCAGCCATAGCGGCTGCCTCGGTTCCCCGACAGAATTCCAACGCCATATTACGGTCGGGTGTACGATCAACGCAGGTTCGATTCGTCATCACAAGACCTCCTCTCGCCCTGATCGGGTAAAACGGTCGAAAACAGCATCCACGTGACGGAAATAGTGATCCTCGGCAAAAAGGGCGTCCAAGTCATCTCCACTGAGGGAGGCCACCACCCGGTCGTCTACCCCAAGAAGATCCCTAAACGTCCCCTCCCCATCCCAACATCTCATGGCGTTGGACTGGACGACAGCATAGGCATCCTCTCGACTCAGCCCCCGCTCGACCAGGCCCAACAGCACCCTCTGGCTGAAAACCAACCCTTTCGTGAGATCCAGGTTCCGCCTCATCTGATCGACATCGACGGTCATACCTCGGACTACCTGTTCCAGAAGCCGAGCCATGTAGTGGGCCAGGTGAAACGAGTCGGGCCAGGCAATTCTCTCTACCGACGAGTGGCTAATGTCCCGCTCGTGCCATAGAGCCACGTTCTCCAAGGCAGCCAAGTGATACGACCTCAGAAGACGCGCCATGCCGGTGATCCTCTCGCAGAGGATGGGATTTTTTTTATGAGGCATAGCCGACGATCCCTTCTGTTTGCTACCAAACGGCTCCAGTACCTCCATGACCTCGGTCCGCTGAAGATGGCGAATCTCCATCGCGATACGCTCCATACCACATCCCAGACTCGCGAGAGCATAGGATACCTGGGCATGACGATCTCTCTGGACAACCTGAGTAGATACAGGATCGGCCTTGAGCCCCAGGGCAGCACAGACCTTTTCCTCAAAATCCGGCGAGCTGTGAGCAAAGGTCCCGACAGCTCCAGAGAACGTACCGTATCCGATAGCCTCTTGAGCCACCGCCAGACGTTCCCGATCTCTGGAAATTTGAGAGTACCAGTTCAGGACCTTCAAACCAAAGGTTGTGGGCTCAGCATGAATACCGTGGGACCGCCCCACACAGGGAGTCCGACGGTGATGATCGGCGGTTTTCCACAAAACATCCAGAAGGGAATCCACCTGAGCCAAAATCACGTCCAGCGCCGCCATAAGCCGAAGGGCACTGGCAGTATCCAGAACATCGCTGCTGGTAAGTCCCATGTGGATATACCGTCCGCTGGGTCCCACGTGCGAAGCCATATCGGTGACGAAGGCGATCACGTCGTGATGGACCTCCGCCTCAATACGGGCGATGGAGTCCACATCGAAGTCGCTCCTGGCCTGGATATCGTCCATGGCGTCTTTAGGGATAGCGCCCAGGTCACACCAGACCCGAGACGCCTCGATCTCGACGTTCATCCAGGTTCTGTATTGATTTTCGAGGGACCATATTTTTCTCATCTCGTCGGTCTCATAGCGCCTGATCATGCTTCGTCCTCCTCGTCGGGCCCATCCTTTCGGGAAGGACCATCGATCTCAATATACCCCAAAAGCTCGTTCTCCCACCGGCAGGGTAGAATCTCAGCCTCGCCTTTTCCATCGGCCATACGATCCAGACGAACTAAAACCTCCCCCCGACGCTCCGCTCTATCCCACAGAGTGTGTCCTACAGCAGCCCACCATCCTATATCCTTCGCAAGTGAGACGTCACAGCTTACGTCTTCCACTAAATAGAAATGCCCTTCCAGCCGGGAGAGGTACAGACGCCGCTCTCCATGAGCCAAAAGAAGAGTACCCTTTACCTCAAGGGACCGGATACCCTGGGACGGGATAAGCAGTACGCCGAACTCCTGAATCATCCGACGATTAGCCGTGATCTTGTTCCGAAAGACGGCAATAAGCGGTAGAGGAACATGCCACCAGTCGGGCAACTCCTCATTTTGCCCTTTCTCAATGACCTGGGCGTGTTCATCCATCTGCATAAGCCGAAATCCATGTCCGTCCAGGACCAAGACAGGACTACCCATCAGGGATTCATCTTTGGCAGGGCAGCCACGTTCCATCAGGACATCAACGATAGACGCCTCCCCCAAACCCATTCCCATAAAGGCGACAAGCCGTTCTTTCCGGAGAGTCCATCGACTACCGTTTCCCTCAACGAGGAGCCAATCTGCTCGATGGCCATACAGACGGCGCAGTGCTTCCTCAACGGAGATTGAGAGAGAATCCCTCACAATTCCTGCTCCTGAGAGAGCAGCGCATCCACAAAAGTCCTCGGTTCGAAGGGAGCCAGATCCTCCATCGATTCCCCTAGACCGATATATCTGATGGGGAGTTTTAATTCGTGGGCAATAGCCAAGACAATACCTCCCTTGGCGGAATTATCGTATTTCGCCAGGACCACGCCGGTCAGAGGAGCAGCTTCGTTGAACAGCCGAGCCTGTTGCAGGGCATTTTGCCCCATGACAGCGTCCAGAACCAGCAGGGACTCCACATTCTCCGACCCCAGCTCCCGGGTCACCACTCGATAGATCTTGCCTAACTCCTCCATGAGGTTGTGCTTAGATTGAAGCCGTCCTGCCGTATCGACGAACAC from the Dethiosulfovibrio peptidovorans genome contains:
- a CDS encoding cold-shock protein is translated as MKGTVKWFNGTKGYGFITTEEGNDVFVHFSAIQMDGYKTLDENDVVEFDITDGDKGPQASNVVRI
- the glpX gene encoding fructose-bisphosphatase class II — encoded protein: MTNRTCVDRTPDRNMALEFCRGTEAAAMAAGRWMGRGNKNAADGAAVNAMRYMLNTIHMDGVVVIGEGEKDEAPMLFNGEALGTGDGPQVDIAVDPIDGTRLTALGLSGAISVVAVAPRGTLFDPKCVFYMNKLVVGPEAKDVVNIEASVAENIQNVAKAKKKDVCDVTVVVLDRPRHADLIADIRSAGARIKLIPDGDIAGALLTCKTDRGADMLMGIGGTPEAVITACAVKALGGSMQGKLWTRDDHDRSCAQAQGLNLEQVLTLNDLVSSDDVFFSATGVTDGDFLSGVRYESERIVTNSLVMRSKSGTVRYVEAIHRPKKLDAISGIDYKHCG
- a CDS encoding adenylosuccinate lyase; amino-acid sequence: MIRRYETDEMRKIWSLENQYRTWMNVEIEASRVWCDLGAIPKDAMDDIQARSDFDVDSIARIEAEVHHDVIAFVTDMASHVGPSGRYIHMGLTSSDVLDTASALRLMAALDVILAQVDSLLDVLWKTADHHRRTPCVGRSHGIHAEPTTFGLKVLNWYSQISRDRERLAVAQEAIGYGTFSGAVGTFAHSSPDFEEKVCAALGLKADPVSTQVVQRDRHAQVSYALASLGCGMERIAMEIRHLQRTEVMEVLEPFGSKQKGSSAMPHKKNPILCERITGMARLLRSYHLAALENVALWHERDISHSSVERIAWPDSFHLAHYMARLLEQVVRGMTVDVDQMRRNLDLTKGLVFSQRVLLGLVERGLSREDAYAVVQSNAMRCWDGEGTFRDLLGVDDRVVASLSGDDLDALFAEDHYFRHVDAVFDRFTRSGREEVL